TGTAGACATACACTGGTTTTCAATCATATTGCTGAGGAAGAACACCATCATGCAGGCATATATCTGAAAGAAACTTGAGTTAAAAAGTTCCGCACAGAAACTATTTAACgaaatttctttttaaactggttatgtttgtgtttcttgcATTGTGCTCACTCAATGAATCACGAGAGTGGTGCACTGAAAAGATACTGTTTAAGTATTAAGACCCACAGGATGAATGTAGTGCTCTATTGAAAGGTTAACATGAAGCTACTTTAGGACACTTTGGAGTGATGGGCAACAACTCCAGGTGAGGTTCGGGcctatttaatgcatttttggcaAAACACAAATCTGGTAGTTCAAGTCACTTGTAAAAATGATATTCGTTTGTCAGGATTAGCTAAATAAGTTCAAGCCAAATGCTTATTAAGTCTCTATTCTGTATGCAAttgtaagttttttttctgatagTCATCCATTTGGCTACCAAAACcccattacattttatcagcctcagctttctgttctttttgttttattggaaAATATCTGATGTTAGCAGGTATTAGCCATTCTCCCTCTAAGCCGTTGggttgtctaactctggggatAACAGATCCAAGCAAAAAGATACCTAAAAACACAACCTGAGCTAATTAAACCCCAGGGGTTTGAGTTGTGCTTGTCAGTGTGTATGTACAACTGAATTAGAAACACAGCCAAACTAAAGCCCACTTTCCTCCATTTATAAGAATGTTATGCTTCTGTGCAATATCTTTGGTGATGACCTGCAAAACAAATGCTCAGCTGCATCAGTGCAAATTCACCaataggatcagacctttaatGAATCCTATAACTCCAGTAAACCATACCTTATTTCCCTGGCCCCACTCCCAGATGCCTGGGGCTTGCATACCAAAAAGGGCGAATGGGTCCCTGCCGATAATAATCAGTCCAATCACCAACAGTTTGAacacagacaggaaggaagCAACGTgtctgagaaaagaaaaacaacaagaaactGGCTTTTAATACAACTCCTAGACAACATAAAAGATTTTTAGAGATAGATTACAGTTATCCAGAGAGATGCGAGTCAGTAGTTTGTCTTAGCGAAAGTTAGTCATGTTCAATAAACACACACTTCAGGTATCAAAGTAAGCATATCTATTGGTCGTTCAAAATCAGGTATATCTAACATTGTCCTAATTTTTTTGGACAAAGAAGTATATCTAATAAATCCTCTTTACATGTAGTAAATGACTAAAAATATGGTTTCACTTCTGAGACAattgtaacgttagttgtaCGCTGTGCCGAGGGAGAAGGGAGTGACCGTGATTTATACAAATtaagctccattgtgttgcaTAAACAAGGAAATGGAGTCAACTGTGTAGCGCTGGCTTAAACCTTGTTTAATATCGtctgtggcgttttcttttgcatcctgtcctgcaaaatcTAGAGAGAAAGACTCCCGAATCCCATCCCGCTCCCGTTTTgttccctatgttgtctaaagttaACAGACTCTGCTGCGGACTCACACcgcgagagagaaagaaaaagagacgttGTCCGTCGCTGTCTggaggataactagccagttgatattgcgtgTGCGCGCGTTTGGTTAATCGCGGTCAAATCACTGAGGTTGCCTCGAAATTTAGGCTACACtatacatgcattacctgcaggcctagacCATTTCATTACCTAATTCCTAACGTAGATCTtctcacactcaaaacacacatttctccgtcccgctcccgttgatttctatgctctattcCGTCCCTATCACGTTACCAACAGTGAAATTGACTCCCGTACCGCGGGAATACCGTGACCCGCAGGAGTCCCGAAAAATTGTCACCCTCTAGCCCAGAGCTTAGTGGTTTaaggaaatgcaaacaacccagaatagatgtgtggagtagccagaccttcctctacagcgatGTGGATagatagatctggcaatgcgagacaacACTTAACCTATAACACAGAGCGTGAATCCTGTTTACTCCGGTTTTACTACCTTTAAACTTTGTTGTGATACGGTCTTTTCTTTAAATGGAGCTAATCTCTGGTGAGTTTATTAGAAGTGCAACTGATGAGGACCTGAGAGTCTTAGTGACACCACGCCTTTAACTACAACACCTGGGACAAGTGCACAAAACAGTCGCACATAAGAGACTCAGCAGCTAGATtataggcctacagtatgtTCCTTATAATACtcttttacctaagtaaaaaagaagtatataaaaaataaaaaaaataaaataaatgatatccCACAGTTAAAGCAATGTTTATATCCAggtctgtgtcatggcagtgctTTAAGATGAACAGTGTTTGGCTTCCTTCTGTGACGCTAGTGCACGGAGCTCCCCGCAGAGCAGATCTGCCGAGATTCGCCAGAAGACGGGAAATGCGCCTCGGCAGACCTCCGCTGCTCCACTCCTCCATGGAGAGACATACACTGTTCATCTAGAAACACTGCCCACAAGAGGACACAGAGCTGGTCAaaagtattcctttaaattgtaaataatccaaactttaaaaaaaaaaaaagaactgttttgtaattgtaatttccccactggggatcaagaAAAAgtatcaattaaaaaatgtaattaatgtaGTTTGCCGATCATCTTTTCGTTATTGTCTACACCCCTCCAGTGTTGGTAAGTAGtttgtgttcattttaaataaatcacagaaGATTTATATAGTTGTTATAAGGCTGAAATAATTCCCCTTAATCATGTATAATGATGGGttgtgatggtgcagtggatgaCGACACACGCCTTTGGCGTGGGAggtctgggttcaattcccacagcgatacatcaaccaatgtgtccctgagcaagacacttaacccctagtggctccagaggcgtgcgacctctgacatatatagcaattgtaagtctctttggataaaagcatcagctgaatgacatgtaatgtaatctatAGTTCAAGTACTGAGTTTCTGAATGTTGTGGTGTTATTTTATTAGATTGTTTAACCAATTATTAATCGATATTAATAACATGATGTACCCATGacctacatttttaatttttagccAGTAGTTCTAGGGTTGGGTAGTGTTTGGATTTTAATGATTCTGATTCTGCTTATCTATTCAGGTTCTCAATTGTTCTCGGTTTCGAATCTTTGAAGCGCTGGTCACATACTTAtttcacagaaaatgaaaaaaataaaaatacatactatacaattcATATTCATAATTAACTTGTTACAGTTTATGCAGGGTTCAACAATCAGGGTTGCCCGATGGCCCGGGGAAAGTGAAACGCCACGTCAGGCATGGGTTGTTATAATATATACTTGCCCGACCAAAGATTTGAGATGATAAtttgcattggtgtgaactggcaggtctCAGAACGTTGCAGACCGGCCAAGTTTCAACTCATCTTGtcgtgaatctttggtctgaactgggcttatgTCTATAAAACTACCAAATACAAATCCATGGCCAGATATGCATAAGAATTCCATTTCTTCAGTCAAATCCCAGCTAATTCCACGCAGCTTTCAGGCTGCTTTAATAAAGCTGCATATAATCCACTTGTAACTAGGCAGACACACTCTCTCTTACCTATAAAGGGGCACAGGAAGATAATTCTCCCCTTCAATACGGATGTCTGGGTAGCGCTGGTACAAGGCCTGCGTGTACTCCTCAAACACCCGCTTGTACCCTCAGGAAATGCTGTGCAAAGACAAACACCCTGTTAGAAAAACGTACACAGTGTACAGATGCAACATCAAACATGGACCAGAAACAGTCACAACATTACAATGGTCTCTAGGGGACGTTGCGAATATAGCCTTGAGATCTGGCACACGTGAATCCCACTGTCATCTGTAGATCgtgattgtttttcttttttggcaaaAAAGGTGTAGTGCTAGTGTGACATACCATAGTAGCACGTTGCCACTGCTACATGCCCGTTTGTGGCATATTCATGAAAAGTGTCACAAAGTAACTTCCACAACATTTAACCCAAAAACAACTAGCTATACCTAGACTTGTCAAATCAGGACTAACGTTACATTATCCCAGAGAGGTTAAATATTCTTATAAAACACAgatttgtgaaaatgcaataacGGGAGATTTCACTGTATTTTTCACGTGTAGACCACATTAGATCAGgtctagatatatatatatatataaaaaaaaaaaacacacttcttAAAGTGGGTTCAAAGTGGACAGCTTTAATGctttaacgttacctagctAAAACGTCTAACGTTACTAGTACGCTTTCATAACAGAGTTGCAAAAAACGTAGGATCAGTCGCTAACACAGACTGTAtaatatagctagctagctatacaGACTATGTTCGCTAAGAATCGGAAGCTTTCAGCGTTAAATTTCCCCTTAAATGCGGAATTGGAGGATGCGAATCGGAAGCCAATTCAAGCGTTGTAAACGGGGTTCATGTTTTCGACGAAACGTCCATGAGAAGAGTCAAAAATCCGGAATTTACACATTTATTCTTCCAGTGTTTGAATATGGTTGAGTAATTTCGTTACTAGCTAAATAATGAGTTTAACATTAACGCTCCAGCTCCTATAACGTTAACCTTACCCTCCTGTTAGTTAGCTTCGATTTTCGGCCTACTCCGTTATCCGGAGAgtttaacattagctagcttaCAATGACTCGCCAGGTTTTTGCTTATTTGCTTACCAAATTTGAAATTTTAGAAGGGGTCCCGTAGCAAACTGcatcttcatcttcttcacGCCGTTGCTGTCACCAGACGTGGCGCAGCACAGCGAGAAAACCCCCAAAACGAGGAGCGAAAAACGCAACAACTTCATCGCCAACCGTTCCGTGGTTTGTTTCCTCACTAGATAGAGAGGCAGGCCGCAGTTaatctgtagctagctagctacatacaTACTGGTTGGTCCCGCCCTCCTTTTCCTCTTGCT
This is a stretch of genomic DNA from Sander vitreus isolate 19-12246 chromosome 12, sanVit1, whole genome shotgun sequence. It encodes these proteins:
- the selenot1a gene encoding thioredoxin reductase-like selenoprotein T1a, with product MKLLRFSLLVLGVFSLCCATSGDSNGVKKMKMQFATGPLLKFQICISUGYKRVFEEYTQALYQRYPDIRIEGENYLPVPLYRHVASFLSVFKLLVIGLIIIGRDPFALFGMQAPGIWEWGQGNKIYACMMVFFLSNMIENQCMSTGAFEITLNDVPVWSKLESGHLPSMQQLVQILDNEMKMNVHMNTGSHHHS